The following DNA comes from Triticum aestivum cultivar Chinese Spring chromosome 3D, IWGSC CS RefSeq v2.1, whole genome shotgun sequence.
agactcaaaaaaaaaaaagcaatATTGTACTATGTCAGCTACCTTAATTTCTTTCTAAAAAAGGCTACCTTAATTTCATTAATTAATGGGTAACATTTATTTGTGGTAGTATGATCTGCTTGATTGCTAATCAACCCAGCTAACAGAACTGATTTTTTCTGAGCGATAGTTAATAGGAGTAGAACTGATGGGTGCTCTGAATTCTGATATATCCTACGGCCAAACTATCACTACCCTTTTAGCAACAGAATCTACTACTGGAGTAGCCTCTTGGGCTAATAAATCTACAAAGCGCTCAAGCCAAGTCTATCAGAGTATATATCACCTGTGAACTCAAGAACTCCATAAAGCTGAGATCAGAGTATATATCAATCAGGCTACTAAGGCAAAATTGCATGCTGGCTGGTAACATAATGATTTGGTAAGAAACTCTTTCCAGCTGAGACCAGCATAATGCATAGCAAAAAAACATAACACATATCGAATTCATTCATgctgacaacaacaacaacataatGCATAGGAGCTGGACGAACCAGAGAGGCTAGACAGCTATGCCGACAATTGACTACTAAAACGTAAAATAAGGTGAACACTATCAAATTCGATCTGTTGCGTCCAGCCACATCCCACATAAAACTTGTCTTGGCACACTAAGCATTCCCCAACTAGGTTTTTTAGCTGCTGCCAGGTCCTTACCACAACACAAAGTCAAGCTGCCAGTGGTCTTGTACAAAGCTACTGTACAAACTAACTTACAGGGATCCTTTCTGCTTTGTAGTAGTACTGGAGGTCAAAAGGGTCAGCCCACCCAAAATTACAAGCTATCTTGGTGCTGTAAGCAGGGCCTCCCCCGCCAGTGCGCGGGCTCTTGAAGAGCTCTAGTTGGCAAGCTTTGCTGTTCCATTTCGCACCCGTCAGAGGCTTCAGCTTGGCATTCACACCATCATCCCCCGGAGAGAAACATTCCGCAGCCACCACGACCACCATCTGCTCCAGCACCCGCCCTGTCTCCGCGATGAACTTGAGGAAAGCAACCTCGCTTCTCGACCCTCGGAACTCATAGAAGAACACCTTCTTCAAGCTCTGCAGGACGCATTTGATGGGACCATCCTCCTGCCAGAACTTGAGATTCACCTTGCCAGTGGGCTCTCCAGATAAGGTGGGGGACTGCAAATTTAATCAATCAGTGCATACATAGTTGGATGATAGATACATATAATCTTAAAATGCAGCAGCAGCAGGCAATCAATCATAAAACTAACTTATTAACAGCTCTGATCATGCTAGATATACCATAGCCACTAGTATTGCAAAATTGCCAATGCAGCAAGTGTATCTAGTTAAGTTAACCAATTTTACATGGACATGGAGCGTCTCCAGGTTGGGGAAGCATCTGAGGAAGCCAGGCACTTTCTTCACAGCGCTGCGGACACCGAACTGCACCACCATGGCCAAAATCTGGACACTAGGGACAATGTTCTCCTTGGTCCCAGCCTGCAATGCACCGAGGACAGATAAACTAATTCAGATCATAGATGTTAATTGGCACAGAAGATCTACACATGCAAATTAAATTAGGATCTACTCCTACCACCAACTGTTGCTCTCCTGGCAATGCGCCCAATGACAGATAAATGAATTGGCATTACCAATTGACATGCAAATTAAATTAGGATCTACTGTGAGCTCCATACCACGATGATGGTGTTGCTAATCCCCAATTCCTGCCCTCCTGGCTCAATGTATCCCAGCACACGCAGGTTGGGTGCACGGCCAATCTTGATCCAGGAAGGGCGTTTCTTGTTGCCGGGGGGAGTGGGCTCGGCCCTGGGAACAGTTTCCCATTGGAAGAGCCTCTCGAGGCGAGGTGCATCCACCACGTCGATGTACTGCAAGCAGGTAAGGGCCAGCTGAAGACATCGCAGGCTTTGGCTGACGAGGCGGAGGCGCACTCCGGTCTGGCTCCACATGATGAGGAGGAACTCCAGGACGGGGCTTCTTTCGAGCATGAAGGCCAGATCACGGTCCTCCATGACATTCATGCAGAGCCCGAGCTCCAGGAGGTTGGGGAATCTGGCGCCGCGCGGTACGGCTGTGGTGTCCGGGAGCCTCCACACGCCGAGGTAGAGGCGGGTGAGGGAGGCGCAGCTGAAGAGCGTGGAGGGGAGGCGCAGGTCCATCGGCCAAGGGCGGTTGACAAAGACGAGTTCTTTGACCCCCTTGGCGACGAGGATGTCGAGCCAGCGCGATAGCTCGCCCCGGTGCTCCTCCATCGTGCTGCAGGTAAGGTGGACGCACCGGAAGGGCCCCGGATGCGCCGCCAGGGCGCTGGACACCGCGGCGGTGACGGCGCGGGGGGAGGGAGCGCCGATGATGAGCGGCCCGGACGCGCCGCCGTCCGGAAGCAGGTGGCTGTCGACAAGTGTAAGGGGAGCCGAGCGCCAGAGCGGGCGCCAGCGCGAGGCGAGGGCGGCCGTGCGCGCGGCGTCCTTGGCGGGGAGGCGGGAGATGATGTCGAGGAGGACCACATCGGGGAGGCGGCTGATGCGGTCGACGCCGTCGGGGACCCTGGAAGCGCCGGCGGGCGAGATGGTGGCGGTGGGGGAGACGGGCGGCTTCGGGAGGTAGCCGTACAGGATGTGGAGCATCATGTTGGTGCCGAGATCCAGCGACTCGGGGTCCTGGCCGCGGCGCTCAAGGTCGGCGCGCAAATCGCTCCTAGAGACGCTCCCGGAGGCGCCGATGATCTCTCGCGGGTCCGTCTCCATGGCCGCCGGTGGAGGGGCAGGGGAGGGAGGTGACGGCGAGGGTTTGGTATGGGGAGCAATGGGGAATGGAGGCGGCGGCGCTGTTGGAGTGAGTGGTGGTGGTGAGCAGAATGTTGGGCCAAATCTCGGAAGCAGGCATCTCCTGGGCCCATGAAACATCTTCTATGCAAATGTTGAGTAGTTTGCACACACATACTCCCTAGTGTCAAAAAACATTTTACATT
Coding sequences within:
- the LOC123080497 gene encoding F-box/FBD/LRR-repeat protein At1g13570, giving the protein MFHGPRRCLLPRFGPTFCSPPPLTPTAPPPPFPIAPHTKPSPSPPSPAPPPAAMETDPREIIGASGSVSRSDLRADLERRGQDPESLDLGTNMMLHILYGYLPKPPVSPTATISPAGASRVPDGVDRISRLPDVVLLDIISRLPAKDAARTAALASRWRPLWRSAPLTLVDSHLLPDGGASGPLIIGAPSPRAVTAAVSSALAAHPGPFRCVHLTCSTMEEHRGELSRWLDILVAKGVKELVFVNRPWPMDLRLPSTLFSCASLTRLYLGVWRLPDTTAVPRGARFPNLLELGLCMNVMEDRDLAFMLERSPVLEFLLIMWSQTGVRLRLVSQSLRCLQLALTCLQYIDVVDAPRLERLFQWETVPRAEPTPPGNKKRPSWIKIGRAPNLRVLGYIEPGGQELGISNTIIVAGTKENIVPSVQILAMVVQFGVRSAVKKVPGFLRCFPNLETLHVHSPTLSGEPTGKVNLKFWQEDGPIKCVLQSLKKVFFYEFRGSRSEVAFLKFIAETGRVLEQMVVVVAAECFSPGDDGVNAKLKPLTGAKWNSKACQLELFKSPRTGGGGPAYSTKIACNFGWADPFDLQYYYKAERIPVS